The sequence TCCCGGCGTTGCCGTCGGCGTGGTCGATGAGCAAAAGCTGATCTGGGCCAAAGGCTTTGGTTATAGCGACGTGGAGAGCAAAAGGCCCATGACGCCGGAGACCTTGTGCCGCATTGCTTCCCTCACCAAGACGTTCACCGCCACAGCCATCATGCAGCTGCGCGATCAAGGCAAGCTGCGACTCGATGACCCGATCACCCGCTTTCTCCCTTGGTTCCAAATCAAAAGCCGCTTTGCCGCCGAACCCCCGATCACCATCGAAAATCTTCTCACCCACACCGGCGGCCTGCCCGGAGAAGCCGCTTTCCCCTACTGGACGGATCACCGGTTCCCCACTGCGGAACAAATCCGCCAGACCGTGCCGAATCAAGAGTTGATCCAGGCGCCATGGTCCACTTTTCATTATTCCAACCTCGGCCTGGCACTGGCCGGACAGATCGTAGAAGCTGCATCCGGCGAGCCTTATGAGACCTATGTGAGCAAACACATTCTGCAGCCGCTGCGGATGAACAGCACCAGCGTCGTGCTTCCCGCCGCACAGCGCTCCCGGCTGGCGACAAGTTACGACCGTCTGCTGCCCGATGGCACACGTCTGCGACTGGCTTTTCCGGAATGCGAGGGATTGATCCCTGCGGCCAACATCAGCTCCTGCGTTAGCGACTTGGCCAAATATATCGCCCTGCATCTGCGCTATGACGACTTTTCAGACTCTGCCGTGCTCGCAGGGCCGACTTTGCGCGAGATGCAGCGTGTGCACTGGTTGGATTCGGGCTGGAACAGCGGCCGTGGGCTTGGCTTTGCGGTAAACAAACGTAACAACCGCACCCTGGTGGGCCACAGCGGATGGGTGGCGGGCTACAGAAGCCGCATAACGTTCTGCCCGGCGGAAAAG is a genomic window of bacterium containing:
- a CDS encoding serine hydrolase; the encoded protein is MIKRAWLFTLLCFLPALAQLDSALPQDLSAELELLSVWIQERIDYYKIPGVAVGVVDEQKLIWAKGFGYSDVESKRPMTPETLCRIASLTKTFTATAIMQLRDQGKLRLDDPITRFLPWFQIKSRFAAEPPITIENLLTHTGGLPGEAAFPYWTDHRFPTAEQIRQTVPNQELIQAPWSTFHYSNLGLALAGQIVEAASGEPYETYVSKHILQPLRMNSTSVVLPAAQRSRLATSYDRLLPDGTRLRLAFPECEGLIPAANISSCVSDLAKYIALHLRYDDFSDSAVLAGPTLREMQRVHWLDSGWNSGRGLGFAVNKRNNRTLVGHSGWVAGYRSRITFCPAEKIGVVVLMNCADGDPTTIAYRTYELVAPLILRARPSPPEPAVDPASYAKYVGHYEDLTGWQLRVMMRNSRLVLYQHDYPPADDPEAGVIELTPEGENTFRMTGGNGNGELVRFIMNADQRVERLYKGENYYLWKR